The Lucilia cuprina isolate Lc7/37 chromosome 5, ASM2204524v1, whole genome shotgun sequence genome includes a window with the following:
- the LOC111683316 gene encoding uncharacterized protein LOC111683316 isoform X3 — protein sequence MSTRRSASVGALPIEKKHFVSRNESSSGVTLDVRCACQYFQCDSLLPERINPVDSRPTSKLDFHHDEQCPQFLPDGGGGMVDRNVHSPTIPFQPMSDRRLMAGDRITQPEPERLSMRSVGKHRSWDQASASVDISFVEKYPELEETARTRGLVVRSISDDDPHSMPGIQRQRFTSVDRLAKDPETLSMHSVRSLRRISRSPSKQDLYVADINIAPPRHPYGRREQRSVSGSRRSSNMDLSTFSPQINVINPTPLPQTSDKPPSFTRDFRSPPLQAVTDRQRSYSRDFTPMRSMSPPGGFGYGKAKPPTTIDYMRPDENKENIGYIAGEAEILPQNRPIDMSKYQTTGDGTTTVDQLIPQGAQTSTIDHTARELTPLISSSPTEGVDFRNAKPPMSVDYMRPDASRDNLMSYQSTGVILPQNRPIDMSKYKTSPDASTIVEPLNANLTATGKQMDPLQQTVAELEAIQSSRNLVDIRDNIQIQRLSPPLVTEVPVEPLNLEEQIRIDINTELKMVDIDKLVQEEEEKARSRAKSPTRYLDSLARQERQGRSRSASPSRYLTDNSNAANQQINNRGRSPGRQMGHLSMDNLQLPDANYQQLKRGHSPERQSSPTRTKKSAPNNNNNMEDASKTSYTTKFKTFFSAKPKDEMDEVMNVRDKSPMREKSPSPAPPSRTSKLSSMFSKEKSPVREKSAIREKSPSPIPAANGSKFSSMFSKEKSPMREKSPSPAKPTSSKFMSMFSKEKPTAISVVSGTNAAVTNKSQAEPMSIKVVETFSLKVDEMDQYMAKPVKQMQPPAQQPPSLSKTPSVPKSFSSREDFTEPDRVSMNIGEAFVPVIIGRSAEGSSQFLADQRTSQSQLSSQDRGLEMRGWSKEPSIHHHPELHGKPLFSAAIMMDSSGSINRSSSIDRRMPVHGMRSPSEQRPLLPYKDQTGDFFDGRTQSTDRHRLGGSQDNLSMARMTKTVSFNFDERKSRLSQFESATMPKSQVKQDMLERTYFSREHEYEPIGTPSTEEKSSDIKEVSPNEIQTTTNEVDTMKQAEDIQKDLEDRYFSSVQTQSQTTQKTPQMEIDVEAMETEDVAIEDDQLPKAEKKGFMASAQDKTRRMQAGFKNQAGKLKTKLKPAPKKIPSGSPKAKDRKKFKAPEFSKLKMPEMKRPDMSKFKDFKRPEFTKFSKPDMSKFKLPEKMTNIKLRRSKSLKESDAVHVDEELDAEVTETGQKSTEAPATHKKLFEFNFGTYPRALRKKKTVEVESSFGTGTATEATSVIPSTETQPSLESSSTPQGDRGPGPVRSRWADKFSDVSYNDSEGSRYRRYGSEQESFDRESSLERRMREDLEDAVSEERNLGILGGVTDNKQFAEFDEENRAIHEISNLRSGEFRRRPMTHQDSDVRSEDSKEAVGWTEKDIQKNTLLRKAEREAEASYLKYQSDDMGTQETQSTASSGKKVVLEEIGDDEFFLRKRGISQDNIEINQYIRNAFRDDYDKPINSLEHVGQTSAYGDYDVPPPKPRRLHKTFAPDNVSQDFDGQRSDYGDDLSMSHNGSDYFGAPRRPMRKGRSRSKYSMESQDVDSRKYMDEEYLRDPSPMLRDEHGAWNDLNMSEKENIPQQHDQPLPPRRQKRRRDTSMDKDSYINGFGGRSVSNSFLQPTEDVIVYRTEHEYHHVPLATPEKYSDNGSTRKSVSNYDLDERHSRGAISFEQNEDVQETEKFVIDMMENDGYAVVRKEAVPKPTPPARRKKFARSPGERFATMPNMRTKRSTPPPERPPPPRGYTPVSDVGIVSGRKSALSLDAQPNYEDDYEEPGVIERNLQSGEVINKMKYRPLPPPPRPPREKRQRSASKGSEALQDYRSYDSGDVVDGNFDKTDESDIHVEEVEACTQTDPLPDDFVCEEFEITDDMKVIEPRVRLTKTVEELLQEELEKELNVNHQVIDSEQLAKGLQRFRDANQRSLSERSRASSQADRSKSLSRPQTPSAILVERQSSTPIQKDNTEVVEASLVVRPIDDLELEEEELRREGLLTDSSQHSVSDTKEDYRNLAVSEASYAPSSTELDEALGVLTSDPETQQTDEEVERTLQRYRDELDAIGRELMETQTTSQEPSPSVSREEIKVSDREIEPSDREEEPRSDLDELLSDGEFRDESILSEIKEEEELTISEVEIPEVEPPQPPPRRKSTTAIEQSPPHPALEEPQVEVKQISSTESSVKKQEVFPTPEESTSLPIPSPKVEQPVESSKDLAPMQTIVKAELPTEQQLPARLGDLEVERLRVHALQAGQIMVSQLHGQQISSDELECKSGNLVVQNIELPPGLIENIVEQVRQKERSQHLTTETQTSPQHSSEHLSSSPARDIVPPPKPPRLRDQVPQPTATVPNADEQTQTDQTTPLDTATVTALPSAVFPTAEYLQSLAPLAFYNLHRAAAAAAEDTNLDVRPPQRNRRHHRRSSSSEVEDKQFSEDEEKVHHRRRTRSTRTPSSDDSQSVTKAGSKFITACSLSLCKIINQLTDFIRGKEPKEGVEVEPTDIRNRQVPALVVLFIVITFFVLLYLMTGRSVHTHHWDYFNPPGQEGR from the exons atgaGTACAAGAAGATCGGCATCTGTGGGTGCTTTGCCaatcgaaaaaaaacattttgtgtcGCGTAATGAAAGTTCAAGTGGGGTGACTTTAGATGTACGTTGTGCCTGTCAATATTTTCAATGCGATTCTTTGCTTCCAGAACGCATTAATCCGGTGGACTCAAGACCAACCTCCAAATTAGATTTTCATCATGACGAGCAATGTCCTCAATTTTTACCAGACGGTGGTGGGGGCATGGTGGATAGAAATGTTCATTCACCCACAATACCTTTTCAGCCGATGTCAGATCGTAGGCTAATGGCGGGAGATCGTATCACACAACCAGAACCGGAACGTTTATCAATGCGAAGTGTAGGCAAACATAGATCTTGGGATCAAGCTTCTGCTTCTGTTGATATATCTTTTGTAGAGAAATATCCAGAACTAGAAGAAACGGCAAGAACTAGAGGTTTAGTAGTGCGGAGCATTTCCGATGATGATCCTCATAGTATGCCGGGTATACAGAGACAACGTTTCACCTCAGTAGATAGACTAGCTAAAGATCCTGAAACTCTCTCGATGCACAGTGTTAGATCTCTAAGACGCATATCACGTTCTCCATCCAAACAAGATCTATATGTGGCTGATATTAATATTGCTCCTCCACGTCACCCATATGGTCGCCGTGAGCAGCGTTCAGTAAGTGGCAGTCGAAGATCATCCAATATGGATCTTTCAACATTTTCTCCGCAAATAAATGTCATCAATCCTACACCATTGCCTCAAACATCAGATAAACCTCCTTCATTTACACGTGACTTTAGATCTCCTCCTCTACAGGCAGTGACTGATCGACAAAGATCTTATTCACGAGATTTTACACCTATGCGATCAATGTCACCACCTGGAGGTTTTGGTTATGGAAAGGCAAAGCCACCTACTACTATAGATTACATGAGACCcgatgaaaataaagaaaatatagggTATATTGCAGGTGAAGCAGAAATATTGCCACAAAATCGCCCTATTGACATGTCTAAATATCAGACAACGGGAGACGGCACTACAACAGTTGACCAACTAATTCCACAAGGAGCACAAACAAGCACTATAGATCATACTGCTAGAGAATTAACTCCATTGATATCGTCATCACCAACTGAAGGTGTTGATTTCCGTAATGCCAAACCACCCATGTCAGTAGATTATATGAGACCAGATGCAAGTAGAGACAATCTTATGTCCTACCAATCAACTGGAGTTATATTACCGCAAAACCGTCCTATCGACATGTCTAAATATAAAACCTCTCCAGATGCGTCTACTATAGTTGAACCTTTAAATGCTAATTTGACCGCAACAGGAAAACAAATGGATCCTCTTCAACAAACAGTCGCGGAATTGGAAGCCATTCAATCCTCTCGCAATTTGGTTGACATAAGAGACAATATCCAAATACAGCGCTTAAGTCCTCCGTTAGTAACTGAAGTTCCGGTTGAACCCTTAAATTTAGAAGAACAAATTCGTATTGATATTAATACAGAACTTAAGATGGTGGACATTGATAAACTGGTCCAAGAAGAGGAAGAAAAAGCGAGAAGTAGAGCAAAGTCACCTACAAGATATTTGGATTCTCTTGCTAGACAAGAAAGACAAGGCAGAAGTCGTTCAGCGTCACCATCCAGATATTTAACCGACAACAGTAATGCCGCCAACCAACAAATTAACAACCGTGGGAGATCTCCTGGAAGGCAAATGGGTCATCTTTCTATGGATAACCTTCAACTTCCAGATGCAAATTATCAACAACTCAAACGTGGTCATTCACCGGAAAGACAGTCATCCCCCACAAGAACTAAAAAAAGTGctccaaataataataataatatggaAGACGCATCGAAAACCTCttacacaacaaaatttaaaacgtttttctcTGCAAAACCCAAAGACGAAATGGATGAAGTTATGAATGTTAGAGATAAATCTCCCATGCGTGAAAAATCGCCTTCTCCAGCACCGCCTTCAAGAACTTCGAAATTGTCGTCAatgttttccaaagaaaaatcgCCAGTACGTGAAAAGTCAGCAATACGTGAAAAATCACCGTCACCAATACCGGCTGCAAACGGTTCGAAGTTTTCATCAatgttttccaaagaaaaatcaCCTATGCGAGAAAAATCGCCTTCGCCAGCAAAACCTACTTCTAGCAAATTTATGTCAATGTTCTCCAAGGAAAAACCTACTGCAATTTCAGTAGTTTCTGGAACAAATGCAGCTGTCACAAATAAATCACAGGCTGAGCCAATGTCCATTAAAGTGGTGGAAACGTTTTCACTTAAAGTCGACGAAATGGATCAATATATGGCCAAACCGGTCAAACAAATGCAACCTCCTGCCCAACAACCACCCTCTCTCAGCAAAACACCTTCTGTACCGAAATCATTTAGTAGTCGTGAAGATTTTACTGAGCCCGATCGGGTATCCATGAACATTGGAGAAGCGTTCGTCCCGGTAATAATAGGACGTTCCGCCGAAGGTAGTTCACAATTTTTGGCTGACCAACGTACTAGCCAATCACAGTTGTCTAGTCAAGATCGTGGTTTAGAAATGAGGGGTTGGAGTAAGGAACCTTCAATACATCATCATCCTGAGTTGCACGGCAAGCCATTATTCTCTGCGGCTATTATGATGGACAGTAGTGGAAGTATAAATCGTAGTTCATCAATTGATAGGCGTATGCCAGTGCATGGTATGAGATCACCATCTGAACAGCGCCCTTTATTGCCGTACAAGGATCAGACGGGTGATTTTTTCGATGGACGAACTCAATCAACTGATCGACATCGTTTAGGTGGTTCACAAGACAATCTATCAATGGCTCGTATGACGAAAACAGTTAGTTTTAATTTTGACGAACGTAAGTCGCGTTTAAGTCAATTCGAAAGTGCTACTATGCCAAAAAGTCAAGTTAAACAAGATATGCTGGAGAGAACATATTTCTCGCG CGAACATGAATACGAACCCATTGGAACACCTTCGACAGAAGAGAAATCTTCTGATATTAAGGAAGTATCTCCAAATGAAATTCAAACGACAACTAATGAAGTTGATACCATGAAACAGGCAGAGGATATACAGAAGGATCTGGAAGATCGATACTTTTCATCAGTACAAACCCAGTCGCAGACAACGCAAAAAACACCTCAAATGGAAATTGATGTTGAGGCAATGGAAACTGAAGATGTTGCCATAGAAGATGATCAGCTTCCAAAGGCGGAAAAGAAAGGTTTTATGGCATCGGCCCAAGATAAAACTAGGCGAATGCAAGCTGGTTTTAAAAATCAAGCTGGAAAACTTAAGACAAAACTAAAACCGGCACCAAAGAAAATACCTTCAGGTAGTCCTAAAGCCAAGGATCGTAAAAAGTTTAAGGCTCCCGagttttcgaaattaaaaatgcCCGAGATGAAACGGCCGGATATGTCgaaatttaaagatttcaaaCGTCCCGAATTTACTAAGTTTAGTAAGCCCGATATGAGTAAATTTAAATTGCCCGAGAAAATGACGAATATTAAGTTGAGAAGAAGTAAATCTCTCAAAGAATCAGATGCTGTCCATGTTGATGAGGAATTGGACGCGGAAGTGACGGAAACTGGACAAAAAAGTACCGAAGCACCAGCTACACATAAGAAACTTTTTGAATTCAACTTTGGTACATATCCAAGAGCATTACGAAAAAAGAAAACGGTCGAAGTGGAATCTTCATTTGGCACCGGAACTGCTACAGAAGCTACGAGTGTTATACCAAGTACAGAAACACAACCCTCATTAGAGTCTTCCAGTACTCCACAAGGAGATCGTGGTCCCGGCCCAGTGCGTTCTCGTTGGGCTGACAAGTTCTCAGATGTTAGTTATAATGACAGTGAAGGTTCTCGTTATCGACGTTATGGTAGCGAACAGGAAAGCTTCGACCGCGAATCTTCCTTAGAGCGACGTATGAGGGAGGATCTTGAAGACGCTGTCAGTGAAGAAAGAAATTTAGGCATATTGGGCGGAGTAACAGACAACAAACAATTTGCCGAATTCGATGAAGAAAATCGTGCCATACATGAAATTTCGAATTTACGTTCGGGAGAATTCAGACGACGTCCAATGACCCATCAGGATTCTGATGTTAGATCTGAAGACAGCAAAGAAGCCGTTGGCTGGACAGAAAAGGATATACAGAAAAACACCTTGCTCCGTAAGGCAGAAAGGGAAGCAGAAGCCAGTTATCTAAAATATCAATCTGATGATATGGGTACACAGGAAACTCAATCAACAGCTAGTTCCGGCAAAAAAGTTGTGCTAGAGGAAATTGGTGATGACGAATTCTTTTTGCGTAAACGTGGCATTTCCCAAGATAACATTGAAATCAATCAATATATAAGAAATGCCTTCAGAGATGACTACGATAAGCCCATTAATTCTTTGGAACATGTGGGACAAACTAGTGCTTATGGTGATTATGATGTACCACCACCAAAACCGCGTAGACTACACAAGACATTTGCACCCGACAACGTATCGCAAGACTTCGATGGTCAGAGAAGCGATTATGGCGATGATCTGTCAATGTCACACAATGGTAGTGATTACTTTGGAGCACCCAGACGCCCGATGCGCAAGGGAAGAAGTCGTAGCAAATATTCCATGGAAAGTCAAGATGTTGATAGCAGAAAATATATGGACGAAGAATATTTGCGTGATCCATCACCCATGCTTAGGGATGAACATGGTGCCTGGAATGATTTGAATATGTCGGAAAAGGAGAATATACCACAACAACATGATCAACCATTACCGCCCAGACGCCAGAAGAGACGTCGCGATACATCAATGGATAAAGACTCCTATATTAATGGTTTTGGAGGACGCTCGGTGTCGAATAGCTTTTTGCAGCCAACGGAAgat GTAATTGTTTATCGCACTGAACATGAGTATCATCATGTACCACTTGCCACACCGGAAAAATACTCTGACAATGGATCAACACGTAAATCCGTATCGAATTATGATTTAGACGAGCGTCATTCTCGAGGTGCCATTTCATTTGAGCAAAATGAAGATGTCCAGGAAACTGAAAAATTCGTCATTGATATGATGGAAAATGATGG ATATGCTGTCGTACGCAAGGAAGCAGTACCAAAACCAACACCACCAGCTAGACGCAAGAAATTTGCACGTTCTCCTGGTGAACGTTTCGCCACAATGCCAAATATGAGAACTAAGAGAAGCACACCGCCACCAGAAAGACCACCACCTCCAAGAGGTTACACACCAGTCTCCGATGTGGGAATAGTGTCAGGACGTAAATCTGCCCTAAGTTTAGATGCTCAACCAAA TTATGAAGACGATTATGAAGAACCCGGTGTAATTGAGCGTAACTTACAATCAGGtgaagttataaataaaatgaaatatcgtCCTTTGCCACCACCACCCAGGCCTCCCAGGGAAAAACGTCAACGATCGGCCAGTAAGGGATCAGAGGCATTGCAAGATTATCGTTCATATGATAGTGGAGATGTTGTTGATGGCAATTTCGACAAAACAGACGAGTCTGACATCCATGTTGAAGAAGTTGAGGCGTGCACTCAAACAGATCCTTTGCCAGATGATTTCGTTTGTGAAGAATTCGAGATAACCGATGACATGAAGGTAATTGAGCCCCGAGTACGTTTAacaaaaacagttgaagaactgTTGCAAGAGGAACTGGAAAAGGAACTTAATGTCAACCATCAAGTTATAGATAGTGAGCAGTTGGCCAAGGGTTTACAACGTTTCCGAGATGCCAATCAAAGAAGTCTTTCAGAGAGATCTCGAGCCTCTTCTCAGGCTGATAGATCAAAATCATTAAGTAGACCTCAAACACCCTCCGCCATACTAGTGGAACGTCAGTCCTCAACACCCATACAAAAAGATAATACTGAAGTAGTTGAAGCTTCTCTGGTAGTTAGACCAATTGATGATTTGGAATTAGAAGAAGAAGAATTGCGCAGAGAAGGTCTTTTAACTGATAGTTCTCAACATAGTGTGTCTGATACTAAGGAAGATTATCGTAATTTAGCTGTAAGTGAAGCTTCTTATGCTCCCAGTTCTACTGAATTAGATGAAGCTTTGGGGGTTTTAACGTCAGATCCAGAAACTCAACAAACCGACGAAGAAGTAGAGAGAACTTTGCAAAGATATAGAGATGAATTAGATGCTATAGGTCGAGAATTGATGGAAACTCAAACAACCTCTCAAGAACCCTCACCTTCTGTTTCTCGGGAGGAAATTAAAGTTAGTGATAGAGAAATCGAACCAAGCGATAGAGAAGAAGAACCCCGTTCTGATTTGGATGAACTACTATCGGATGGTGAATTTAGAGACGAAagcattttaagtgaaattaagGAAGAAGAAGAACTAACCATATCCGAAGTAGAAATACCGGAAGTCGAACCCCCACAACCACCACCACGTAGAAAATCGACAACTGCCATAGAACAATCACCCCCACATCCAGCACTCGAAGAACCACAAGTagaagttaaacaaatttcttcaaCAGAGAGTTCAGTTAAAAAGCAAGAAGTATTCCCCACCCCAGAAGAATCAACATCCTTACCAATTCCCTCCCCCAAAGTAGAGCAACCTGTTGAGTCATCTAAAGATTTGGCACCGATGCAAACCATTGTTAAGGCTGAATTGCCAACAGAACAACAATTACCAGCACGTTTAGGTGATCTAGAAGTTGAACGTCTACGAGTTCATGCTTTACAAGCGGGTCAAATAATGGTTTCACAATTACACGGACAGCAAATTAGTTCCGATGAACTAGAGTGTAAATCTGGCAACTTAGTGgtacaaaatattgaattgCCTCCAGGCCTGATTGAAAATATTGTCGAACAAGTGCGTCAGAAAGAGCGTTCACAACATTTAACTACCGAAACACAAACTAGTCCACAACACAGTAGTGAACACTTAAGCTCTAGTCCTGCAAGAGATATTGTTCCTCCCCCGAAACCACCACGATTACGGGATCAAGTACCACAACCTACAGCAACCGTTCCCAATGCCGATGAACAAACCCAAACAGATCAAACGACTCCATTGGATACTGCAACGGTTACAGCTCTGCCTTCTGCAGTCTTTCCTACAGCTGAATACTTGCAATCTCTGGCTCCATTGGCCTTTTACAATCTACATAGGGCAGCTGCTGCAGCAGCTGAAGACACCAACTTGGATGTCAGACCGCCTCAACGTAATCGTCGTCACCACAGACGTTCTTCCTCTTCAGAAGTCGAAGATAAACAATTTAGTGAAGATGAAGAAAAAGTTCATCATCGTCGCCGCACCCGCAGCACACGCACACCTTCCTCCGATGACAGCCAAAGTGTTACCAAAGCCGGAAGCAAATTCATTACAGCCTGCAGTCTCTCCCTTTGCAAAATCATCAACCAACTAACGGACTTCATTCGTGGCAAGGAACCCAAAGAAGGAGTCGAAGTAGAACCCACCGATATTCGCAACAGACAAGTTCCAGCTTTGGTCGTTCTCTTCATagttataacattttttgttttattgtactTAATGACTGGTCGTAGTGTCCACACCCATCACTGGGATTACTTTAATCCACCAGGACAGGAGGGACGTTAG